The DNA segment GTTGCACCTTGAATGGATTATGCAAAGTGATTATGTTCTTCTAAATTTCACTTAGGCTATGTTCATGTAGTCTTGTAGCTCAGATGTATGTATAATTATCTCCCTGCtagtcttttatttttctaatcatttttgtttctatttgaGCAGATTGGTTTGCACCAAACACAGTTGATCGCCTTGAAAGGCAAGTGGTGCCACAGTATTTCTCAGGAAAATCGCCAAACCATACACCAGAGAGTTATATACAGTTCAGGAACGCCCTTGTTTCGAAATATTTGGATAACCCGGAGAAGACACTGACGATTTCTGATTGCCGAGGATTGGTACATGGTGTTGACGCTGAAGATCTTGCAAGAGTTTTCCGTTTTCTTGATCACTGGGGGATAATCAATTACTGTGCCGCTCCCCAGTGTCATCCTGGGCCTTCTAGGGGTGTATCTGATGTCAGGGAGGATACAAATGGTGAGGTCCATGTTCCGTCTGCTGCTTTGACATCTATTGATAGTTTGATCAAGTTTGACAAGCCCATCTGTAGACACAAGGCAGATGAATCCTTGCCATGTTTGGATGTTGACCTCCCTGATTGGGACATCAGGATTCGTGAACACTTATGTGATAACCATTGCTACCATTGTTCTCGACCGCTTCCAACTGTGTACTTCCAATCACAAAAGAAGGTTCCTATCCTACTTCCTCTACCTACTGCTTTTTGTGTTTCATTATCTGTTACTGATCCTTATCATCTCTACTTTCCAGGAGGATGTACTCTTATGCTCTAATTGTTTTCACGATGCAAGATTTGTTGTTGGACATTCTTGTATTGACTTTGTAAGAGTGGATACAAGCAAAGATTTCAGGGACCAAGATGGAGAGAATTGGAGTGATCAAGAAACTCTCTTGCTTCTTGAAGCTGTGGAGCTCTACAATGAAAACTGGGTTCAGATTGCGGACCATGTCGGTTCCAAATCAAAAGCTCAATGCATTCTTCATTTTCTTCGGTTACCTGTGGAGGATGGTCTTTTGGATAATGTTGAGCTTCCAGGTGTTACTGATCCGGAAAACCCTACAAATGGACATGACCACAGAGGAACAGATTCAAATGGGGCTTTACCTGGTGATTCTGTTTACTTCCTCTCAGACTGTGAATTATTCGCCGTGGTTATGCTCTTTGACATGCCTTTCTCATTGTCGACTTGCTTTTGCAGGAACTTCAGAGCAAGGTTCTGGCACTGAGATCAATCTTCCTTTTGTGAAGTCTCCGAATCCGGTTATGGCATTggtatgtgtatttttttctGCTGCAGAATTCATATACACATAACTTTTTTTGTGATGAATCGATTGCTCTGAAACCTATATTGTGTGCAAAATTGAGAGTGGGAAAAATGGTGCTCTGTTAGTCTGGAATATGATGATACTGATACCGAAACATGTTAGGTTGCATTTTTGGCATCAGCTGTTGGACCTAGAGTTGCTGCGTCCTGTGCCCACGAGTGCCTCACGGTTCTATCTACGGATGATAGGTTAGTGTATCTCGTGGTCACCATCCattttcttagtctttgttGTAGCTTTCATTCATTTTCTTTGTTATACATCTATATACTATTCTGAATCTTATCAATCTATCAAGGTTGAAATCTGATGGCTTGCAAGGAAAAGAACCTAGCTTGCTTGATAGAGCAAATCAGCAGCTAGATGGTACGGCATTGTTGCTTGATTGTGTTCTTTACAGTAATTTTTTGGCTCCTTTGGTTTAACCTAATTGTCAATACCTATCTCCTTTGATGGTAAAAGATAACTCGGGAGCACAGAAAACATCCTGTCAAAACGGAGCAGAAGCACCGACTCCACTGCCACAGGACAAGGTCATGGCTGCTTTTAGAGCCGGTCTATCAGCTGCATCAACAAAAGCAAAATTGTTTGCTGATCATGAGGAACGCGAGATTCAAAGGCTTTCTGCAAATATTGTAAATCACCAGGTATATTAGCAGAACATAGTTGCTGTTGATAATTTAAATCTTTGGTTGATTTGTTTATTGCTGATGTGAGTAAACAACTTCCTAATCATCTCACAGTTGAAGAGGATGGAGCTGAAGCTAAAGCAGTTTGCAGAAATAGAAACGTTGTTGATGAAAGAATGCGAACAAGTAGAGAAGACTCGTCAGAGATTTGCCGCAGAACGAGCACGTATGCTGTCAGCAAGATTTGGATCAACACCTGGAGGAATCAATCCACAGgctaataatagtaataatctCCAAGGCATGTCTCTATCCACAGGTGGTGGTGGTAACAACATCAATACTCTCCTGCAGCAACAACTACATCAGCAACAGCAAGTTTCAGCTGGCTCTTCTCAACCAAGCATGATCCCAGGGTTTAGCAACAACCCACAAGTTCATGCCCAGATGCAGTTCATGGCAcgccaacaacaacaacaacaacaacaagcgtTCTCCTTTGGGCCGAGATTGCCTCTTAATGCAATACAGACGAATGCAGGATCAACGGCTTCACCGAATGTCATGTTTGGCAACAACCAAGTTAATAACCCTGCAGGTGCATCCATCAACCAGCCTTCGTTTAGTCACCCGATGGTTAGGTCTTCCACGGGTTCTGGATCCGGGTCTGGCTTAGGCTTAAACTAAGACCCATGTCTTTAGCTTATGTAGCCTATCagagttttcaaaattattttgagCCAAGTTATTGCTTTGAGACCTTAGTGTTGTTATAAGTTGAGTGTCTGCATGTAGGTATCATTAACTTTCTGAAATCGTCATTGTGAATCAAAAACAGTTACAAAAATCTCTGCTCAGATTTTTTCTCTACTTGGTCATATGATCAAACATTATAAAAACCATTTCTTTTTGTCACATTTAATAATAATAGCTCGACAAGTGCCATTGTGACAATTCATAAGGTAGAGATACGTTGCAAACTCAACACTAGCAGAACAGAAATGAAAATCAAGATGCAGAGCTTTGAATTTGGCGGTCATTTGCTTCAGAAGTCTTGAGCCATTTCTGAGAGTGCACGAATTGTATTGCTTGCTACGTCCAGAAGCTGCAGATACTCATCCGCACCATCTACAAGTCGCTGTATGCATTGAAAAGGGAACATTATGATGTGACACGCTTTGAGTCAGACTGAAACACATCTAAAAGATCCaaatgacaaatgaaaaatGTGAACTTGACTTAAAATGCTGGTTACTATTTTTCACATGAATCTTCAACTAATTCCATAGAAGGAAGGAAAAGAGAATCCAACAGAGAGAAGTCTCACCTTATCTGTTTCAGCTAGACATTTGCAGATCTTAGCCTTTTGATTGTCTGTTATGTCATCACCAGCCTCAACGACTATATCAAATAACTGAAAGGAGACTTGTATTAGACATGGTTATTACTACAGTTGCGAGACTTCAAGtgccaaaaaaataaagaggaaTAGAAAACCTGATTGGTGATTTGAGATGCAGGATATCCTTCTGCGACTATGTTGTCCACTTCCTTGTTTGCAATATCGAAATCACCACTTTTGCATGCTGTAAAAAATCTCTCTACTACCTCCAGAGGAACTACCTAAACGGTCCAAAAGACATCTAAAATTAACTCTCTTGagtgaattttgtttttaatgaaaCTACTATACACTTGCGCAAAAAGTGGATTTTCATCAGCCTTACCCCAGACACATCGAGTAAATCTCTAGAAGTTATTGTTGATCCAAACAATCGAGCGCCACTCTGTTATATTCAAGGAGAAAGACTGGATTAAATTTCTTGAATCACAGTCAATTTCGTCCAGTAACAATATTTCACAGACAGTTTAGTTTCCACCTAACCTGCAGATACGTGATGGCTCTACGAAGATCACCTTGTGAGATGGAGCTCAAAGTTGAAAGACCCTATACGGAAAGTAGCTAGTATAAGCAGTTTGGACAAAGACTAAATAAAAGAAAGGCAAACCTTAAAGCATATGTACACACCTCTCCACCAAGGTTGAGACCCTCTTCATTACATATATGCAATATACGGTTACTCATGACTTCTTCAGAAAGTGGTTTGAACCTGAACTTTGCACATCTTGAAGCTAGGGGCTCTATGATCcttgagaaaaaaagaaatgaaagtTATTAAGGGCTAACTTCAGCGCTCTACAAAATGATCTTCATTGTGAATGAGTACTAGCAGCTCAATCATAAGACTCAAAGAGTCTATAAACGAAAGCAACCATAATAAAAGAGATTACCTGCTGATATAGTTACATATGAAAAAGAATCTGGTGACTTTGGAGTAAGTTTCCATTGTGCGCCTCAAGGCGTTCTGCACAATCGTTAACATAGTTCAATGGTAAACGCATTTACAAAATGTGGTAGTACATAAGATGTTCAGCGTACCTGAGCATCTTCCGTCATAGAATCAGCCTCATCTAGGATGATGATCTTAAACGATGGGCAAGGGTAACCGCTGAAATATGAAATCATGGACTTATTAGATGAAATGCACACTACACACAGAGAACCATAAACGAGAAACTTGACAatagccaaaaaaaaaggaaaaggttATTATTTGCATAATAATACCCTTGACGGTAGTTGGAGCCAACAGCAACAGCAGCAAAATCCTTGATCTTTGTGCGAACAACATTAATCCCTCTGTCGTCACTAGCATTCAGCTCCAACACCCTAGACTTGTACAATTCAGggctgtaacaaaaaaaaaaaatctttaattaGTTGACCAG comes from the Raphanus sativus cultivar WK10039 unplaced genomic scaffold, ASM80110v3 Scaffold3089, whole genome shotgun sequence genome and includes:
- the LOC130506297 gene encoding replication factor C subunit 4-like is translated as MARVVESTQPWVEKYRPRQVKDVAHQEEVVRVLTNTLETANCPHMLFYGPPGTGKTTTALAIAHQLFGPELYKSRVLELNASDDRGINVVRTKIKDFAAVAVGSNYRQGGYPCPSFKIIILDEADSMTEDAQNALRRTMETYSKVTRFFFICNYISRIIEPLASRCAKFRFKPLSEEVMSNRILHICNEEGLNLGGEGLSTLSSISQGDLRRAITYLQSGARLFGSTITSRDLLDVSGVVPLEVVERFFTACKSGDFDIANKEVDNIVAEGYPASQITNQLFDIVVEAGDDITDNQKAKICKCLAETDKRLVDGADEYLQLLDVASNTIRALSEMAQDF
- the LOC130506296 gene encoding SWI/SNF complex subunit SWI3C-like, translated to LQALSTVPADSLLGFDTERSECDGAATAASYVISPPSIMEGEGVVKRFGDKVHVLPMHSDWFAPNTVDRLERQVVPQYFSGKSPNHTPESYIQFRNALVSKYLDNPEKTLTISDCRGLVHGVDAEDLARVFRFLDHWGIINYCAAPQCHPGPSRGVSDVREDTNGEVHVPSAALTSIDSLIKFDKPICRHKADESLPCLDVDLPDWDIRIREHLCDNHCYHCSRPLPTVYFQSQKKEDVLLCSNCFHDARFVVGHSCIDFVRVDTSKDFRDQDGENWSDQETLLLLEAVELYNENWVQIADHVGSKSKAQCILHFLRLPVEDGLLDNVELPGVTDPENPTNGHDHRGTDSNGALPGTSEQGSGTEINLPFVKSPNPVMALVAFLASAVGPRVAASCAHECLTVLSTDDRLKSDGLQGKEPSLLDRANQQLDDNSGAQKTSCQNGAEAPTPLPQDKVMAAFRAGLSAASTKAKLFADHEEREIQRLSANIVNHQLKRMELKLKQFAEIETLLMKECEQVEKTRQRFAAERARMLSARFGSTPGGINPQANNSNNLQGMSLSTGGGGNNINTLLQQQLHQQQQVSAGSSQPSMIPGFSNNPQVHAQMQFMARQQQQQQQQAFSFGPRLPLNAIQTNAGSTASPNVMFGNNQVNNPAGASINQPSFSHPMVRSSTGSGSGSGLGLN